A section of the Prevotella melaninogenica genome encodes:
- a CDS encoding ComEC/Rec2 family competence protein, which translates to MKKKMDLLMYPSVKLLVPLVLGIAVGDALGDDVSSVYCWIMTVSMIVITFVVWRKKYLQSLLLLFTVFLIGGTYVSMKRQRTHIQLPNTQITFKAVLLSNPVIHGKVIQTDLMVMTEGEPMKVKASILRDTITNRYQTLHLGDGIEATAYLEEPINFSDATFDYVKWLKRHGYFAETFIFYNQWQKTKVSLRQMSFLQRTLLVAAGHRERLLKLLETNLDSSHLAIVSAMTLGDKHLISKDIKEDYSITGASHVLALSGLHLTILYGLLIFIMSWCEHILTRIFKRGISELLILFILWGYVVLVGMSSSVVRSAVMLTIYSFVTLLNRERLSVNTLALTAIIMLVSNPYNLFDIGFQLSFISVWSILLFYPLIYELIPLQQKKSLVAVRWLWGMIAVSLAAQLGTAPLVAYYFGRVSTVFAVSSLIAVPSTMFIVSASFCMLLLSSLPSLSLFIGKCICVITEGLNTSLHWLASLPCASIENVRVTIFQLFIYYFMLMAIWILWRFLGSSVKCVDC; encoded by the coding sequence GTGAAGAAGAAAATGGATTTACTGATGTACCCCTCAGTAAAGTTACTCGTACCTTTGGTGTTGGGTATTGCTGTTGGTGATGCTTTGGGAGATGATGTGTCCTCTGTGTATTGCTGGATAATGACGGTTAGCATGATTGTCATTACCTTTGTGGTATGGAGGAAAAAGTATCTTCAAAGTTTGTTATTGCTCTTTACTGTCTTTTTAATTGGTGGGACATACGTTTCAATGAAGAGGCAAAGAACTCATATACAGCTACCTAATACGCAAATAACCTTTAAGGCTGTTCTTCTTAGCAACCCAGTTATTCATGGTAAAGTCATACAAACAGACTTAATGGTTATGACCGAAGGCGAACCGATGAAGGTTAAGGCATCGATTCTTCGTGATACGATAACAAATCGCTATCAAACATTACATCTTGGAGATGGAATAGAGGCAACTGCCTATCTTGAAGAACCCATAAACTTCTCTGATGCTACCTTTGATTATGTTAAATGGTTAAAGCGACATGGTTATTTTGCAGAAACCTTTATCTTCTATAATCAATGGCAGAAAACCAAAGTTAGTCTTCGTCAGATGAGTTTTCTTCAACGTACATTATTAGTTGCAGCAGGCCATAGAGAGAGGTTGTTGAAGCTATTAGAAACCAATCTTGATAGTTCTCATTTAGCTATAGTATCTGCAATGACACTTGGTGATAAGCATTTGATTAGTAAAGATATAAAGGAAGATTACTCAATAACAGGTGCAAGTCATGTCTTAGCTTTGTCAGGTTTACATCTAACTATCTTGTATGGTTTGCTTATATTTATTATGAGTTGGTGTGAACATATCCTAACAAGAATATTCAAAAGGGGAATAAGTGAACTTCTTATTTTGTTTATTCTTTGGGGGTATGTTGTTTTGGTTGGGATGTCTTCTTCTGTTGTTCGCTCTGCAGTGATGCTAACTATCTATTCTTTTGTAACACTCTTGAATAGAGAACGGTTATCTGTTAATACTTTGGCATTAACTGCTATTATCATGCTTGTTAGCAACCCTTACAACCTTTTCGATATAGGTTTCCAATTATCCTTTATCTCTGTATGGTCAATTTTGTTGTTCTATCCGCTCATCTACGAATTAATTCCTTTACAACAGAAGAAGAGTCTTGTAGCAGTCAGGTGGTTGTGGGGGATGATTGCAGTGTCATTGGCTGCTCAATTAGGAACAGCCCCCTTGGTAGCTTACTATTTCGGAAGAGTTTCCACAGTCTTTGCTGTTAGTAGTCTAATAGCAGTTCCAAGTACAATGTTTATTGTATCTGCATCATTCTGTATGTTACTTCTTAGTTCATTGCCTTCTTTATCATTGTTCATTGGAAAGTGTATTTGTGTTATAACAGAAGGACTGAATACCTCTCTTCATTGGCTTGCAAGCCTACCTTGTGCAAGTATAGAGAATGTTCGTGTAACCATCTTCCAGCTTTTTATATATTATTTCATGCTGATGGCTATTTGGATTTTATGGAGATTTTTGGGTTCTTCCGTTAAATGCGTAGATTGTTAA
- a CDS encoding EFR1 family ferrodoxin (N-terminal region resembles flavodoxins. C-terminal ferrodoxin region binds two 4Fe-4S clusters.), whose translation MIFYFSGTGNSKWTAKTLALETGDTLVSIPEVIKSDCSFTLEKDEHVGFIFPIHGWRVPSIVKEFLTKLTIKTEGEDTSLGKHYCFCLVTAGDTIGKAMERFQQQLKNVAVGDSLSLNAVCSLIMPESYVGLPGMDVDTKEKELEKKELASKQLKEFSKILKQHPHADNNQIWGWEQLKRGPIPSFFSGPVGGFFERFLITDKPFHVDSRRCVKCGICANVCPVDDIKGGLGYEPEWLHNGKCLTCFSCYHHCPHHAIEFGKRTQKKGQYFYNKLSKRN comes from the coding sequence ATGATATTCTACTTTTCTGGTACAGGTAATAGCAAGTGGACTGCAAAGACATTAGCTTTAGAAACTGGTGATACACTTGTTTCAATCCCAGAAGTAATCAAAAGCGATTGTTCTTTTACATTGGAAAAGGATGAACACGTAGGTTTCATCTTTCCTATACATGGATGGAGAGTTCCAAGTATTGTAAAAGAATTCCTAACTAAATTAACAATAAAAACGGAAGGAGAAGACACTTCTCTCGGTAAGCACTATTGTTTCTGCTTGGTTACAGCTGGAGATACTATCGGCAAGGCTATGGAACGCTTTCAGCAGCAACTAAAGAACGTAGCTGTGGGTGACTCACTGTCACTTAATGCAGTATGTTCTTTAATAATGCCAGAGTCATACGTTGGTTTGCCTGGTATGGATGTAGATACGAAAGAGAAAGAATTAGAAAAGAAGGAACTTGCTTCAAAACAGTTAAAAGAATTTTCTAAGATTCTTAAACAGCATCCTCATGCAGATAATAATCAGATTTGGGGCTGGGAACAACTGAAAAGAGGTCCTATACCTTCTTTCTTCTCAGGTCCTGTAGGAGGCTTCTTTGAACGCTTCCTCATCACAGATAAGCCCTTTCATGTAGACAGTCGTCGATGTGTTAAGTGTGGTATTTGTGCCAACGTTTGCCCTGTCGATGATATCAAAGGTGGCTTAGGTTATGAGCCAGAATGGCTACACAATGGCAAATGCCTCACCTGCTTCTCGTGTTATCATCACTGTCCACACCATGCAATTGAGTTTGGTAAACGCACACAGAAGAAGGGACAATATTTCTATAACAAATTAAGTAAAAGAAACTAA
- a CDS encoding M6 family metalloprotease domain-containing protein — translation MKTLKQLSLIICLMLCSLTTWAAKAESIPVQVRQADGSVITVILRGDEHINWYTTLDGVLLVQGADNNYYIGKVEKSGNLIATKQLAHEAQTRSQAERNLIAKQDKEKFFAYVNKIAEESENAYDNSPLTRSPIIDSGYNGVPYFPHTGSPKALVILAEFQDTTFTIQDTKKVFTNYLMNEDHFTDKRYNQDQNYKGVRGYFKDCSYGKFTPVFDVVGPIKLPKAHAVYGAGNDRMDLLLADACAAVDGMVDFTKYDANNDGIVDLVYVIYAGHSANTSGNKDTNIWPKSGTITISNKFDGKSIRRYGVSNELNGSEKTSKNNKKINGIGLFCHEFSHTLGLPDIYAIDKKAKDQDDQGMEFWDLMDGGPSVSNGMIPPSYLAWEREVMGWMNIDELKNDSTINNLKTIDNGGKAYKIVNPKNSNEYIVLQSMQKGAWNQGWGDGTYGKGLLAYRVSYKSDKVNVFDYPNNVKGKPRIIPIPADGKILAAANAKGLNMRERFTAFTKQLNGDPYPYNGIDKIDEFTMYNGTILKWSIFDIIENDAERYVSFKFKNNETTGIQSPSIIERNISDNHIYTLDGRYVGTDASILPHGIYIQNNKKFVK, via the coding sequence ATGAAAACATTAAAACAACTATCGCTTATAATATGTCTAATGCTTTGTTCCCTTACCACTTGGGCGGCAAAGGCAGAATCAATCCCTGTACAAGTAAGACAGGCGGATGGTTCTGTTATTACAGTCATCTTGCGTGGTGATGAACATATCAACTGGTACACAACCCTTGATGGTGTACTGCTTGTACAAGGTGCTGATAACAATTACTATATCGGTAAAGTAGAGAAAAGTGGCAACCTTATTGCTACAAAACAACTTGCACATGAAGCACAGACTCGCTCACAAGCGGAGCGTAACTTGATAGCTAAGCAAGATAAGGAAAAGTTCTTTGCTTACGTTAATAAGATTGCAGAAGAATCTGAAAACGCTTACGATAACTCTCCTCTTACACGAAGCCCAATCATAGATTCTGGCTACAATGGTGTACCTTATTTCCCTCACACAGGTAGCCCTAAGGCTCTTGTTATTCTTGCAGAGTTCCAAGACACAACTTTTACTATCCAAGATACAAAGAAGGTATTCACAAACTATCTGATGAATGAAGATCATTTCACAGATAAACGCTATAACCAAGATCAGAACTACAAGGGTGTTCGTGGTTACTTCAAGGATTGTAGCTATGGAAAGTTTACCCCTGTCTTTGACGTTGTAGGCCCTATCAAACTACCAAAGGCACATGCTGTCTATGGTGCAGGTAATGATAGAATGGACTTATTACTTGCTGATGCTTGTGCTGCGGTGGATGGAATGGTAGACTTTACAAAATATGATGCAAACAACGATGGCATCGTTGATTTGGTTTATGTTATTTATGCAGGACATTCTGCCAACACCTCTGGTAATAAAGATACGAATATATGGCCAAAGTCTGGTACTATTACTATCTCAAATAAGTTTGATGGTAAAAGTATCCGACGTTATGGAGTCAGCAATGAGCTTAATGGAAGTGAGAAAACATCTAAGAATAACAAGAAAATTAATGGTATAGGCTTATTCTGTCATGAATTCTCTCATACACTCGGACTCCCAGACATCTATGCTATTGATAAAAAAGCTAAAGACCAAGATGACCAAGGTATGGAATTTTGGGACCTCATGGATGGTGGACCTTCAGTCAGTAATGGAATGATTCCTCCATCTTATCTTGCTTGGGAACGTGAAGTAATGGGCTGGATGAATATTGATGAACTCAAAAATGATAGCACGATTAACAACCTAAAGACTATCGACAATGGCGGGAAAGCATACAAGATTGTCAATCCCAAAAACTCAAATGAGTATATCGTATTGCAGAGTATGCAGAAAGGTGCTTGGAATCAAGGCTGGGGAGATGGTACTTATGGTAAGGGCTTACTTGCCTATCGAGTTTCATACAAGTCAGACAAAGTAAATGTCTTTGATTATCCTAATAATGTAAAAGGTAAACCACGTATCATTCCTATCCCTGCTGATGGTAAAATATTAGCAGCTGCCAATGCAAAAGGTTTAAATATGAGAGAGAGATTTACCGCATTCACAAAACAGCTCAATGGCGACCCTTACCCTTATAACGGCATAGACAAGATAGACGAATTTACGATGTATAATGGCACCATACTAAAGTGGTCAATATTTGATATTATAGAGAACGATGCAGAACGCTATGTTAGTTTTAAATTTAAGAATAACGAAACAACTGGCATTCAATCGCCTTCTATCATTGAAAGAAACATTTCTGACAACCATATCTACACCCTTGACGGACGATATGTAGGCACTGACGCCTCTATCTTACCGCATGGCATCTACATTCAGAATAATAAGAAGTTTGTAAAGTAA